In Rhodanobacter denitrificans, a single window of DNA contains:
- a CDS encoding RNB domain-containing ribonuclease codes for MSTTRRIHIRPAGDPVLVQGMRAIHEDLKLPAAFPPEVEAAAAKAAVNPRWPELDRSDIALVTIDPLGSMDLDQALHVERTAGGYRVHYAIADVAAFVSAGDPVDLEANRRGETLYGADAKIPLHPTVLSEGAVSLLPGQVRPALLWTIELDRSGESVAVDVRRAKVSSRARLDYAGVQQRIDAGAAEPMWSILREVGELRRQREFARGGVSLPLPEQEISVVDGRWQLAFRARLPIEDWNEQISLLIGMAAAQLMVQAKVGLLRTLPPPDPRALGRLRVTARVLGIGWPPGLDYPGFIRSLDPSNDAHVAMLTACTTVLRGAGYAAFDGTLPAQPMHSALAAQYTHATAPLRRLVDRYTGEVCLALCAKQPVPAWALAALPGLPATMQASGHRAGQYESAVLNLAEAAALAPRLGEVFDGAIVEVAHDDPARGTVIVRDPAVEAGVSGSTPLPLGADVRVSLVEADPLRRTTRFELAQ; via the coding sequence ATGTCGACCACTCGCCGCATCCACATCCGGCCCGCCGGGGACCCCGTGCTGGTGCAGGGCATGCGCGCCATCCACGAGGACCTGAAGCTGCCGGCGGCGTTCCCGCCCGAGGTGGAGGCTGCCGCGGCGAAGGCCGCCGTGAACCCGCGCTGGCCGGAGCTGGACCGCAGCGACATCGCCCTGGTGACGATCGACCCGCTGGGCTCGATGGACCTGGACCAGGCGCTGCATGTCGAGCGCACCGCCGGCGGCTATCGGGTGCACTACGCAATTGCCGACGTCGCCGCCTTCGTCAGCGCCGGCGACCCGGTCGACCTGGAGGCGAACCGGCGCGGCGAGACGCTGTACGGCGCGGATGCGAAGATCCCGTTGCACCCGACGGTGCTGTCCGAAGGCGCGGTCTCGCTGTTGCCCGGTCAGGTGCGGCCGGCGCTGCTGTGGACGATCGAGCTGGACCGCAGCGGCGAAAGCGTGGCCGTCGACGTGCGCCGGGCGAAGGTCAGCAGTCGCGCCCGGCTCGACTATGCCGGCGTGCAGCAGCGCATCGACGCGGGGGCGGCCGAACCGATGTGGTCGATCCTGCGCGAGGTCGGCGAGCTGCGCCGGCAGCGCGAGTTCGCCCGCGGCGGCGTCAGCCTGCCGCTGCCGGAGCAGGAGATCAGCGTGGTCGATGGCCGCTGGCAGCTGGCGTTTCGCGCACGGTTGCCGATCGAGGACTGGAACGAGCAGATCTCGCTGCTGATCGGCATGGCCGCGGCGCAATTGATGGTGCAGGCGAAGGTGGGCCTGCTGCGCACCCTGCCGCCGCCCGACCCGCGCGCGCTCGGGCGCCTGCGCGTCACCGCGCGGGTGCTCGGCATCGGCTGGCCGCCCGGGTTGGACTATCCCGGCTTCATCCGTTCGCTGGACCCGTCCAACGACGCCCACGTGGCGATGCTGACCGCCTGCACCACGGTATTGCGCGGGGCCGGCTACGCGGCGTTCGACGGCACGCTGCCGGCGCAGCCGATGCACTCGGCGCTGGCCGCGCAATACACCCACGCCACCGCGCCGCTGCGCCGGCTGGTCGATCGCTACACCGGCGAGGTCTGCCTGGCGCTGTGCGCGAAACAGCCGGTGCCCGCGTGGGCGCTGGCCGCGTTGCCGGGCTTGCCGGCCACGATGCAGGCCTCCGGCCACCGTGCGGGCCAGTACGAGAGCGCCGTGCTCAACCTGGCCGAGGCCGCCGCGCTGGCGCCGCGGCTGGGCGAGGTTTTCGACGGGGCGATCGTCGAGGTCGCGCATGACGATCCGGCCCGGGGCACGGTGATCGTGCGCGACCCGGCGGTGGAGGCCGGCGTGTCGGGCAGCACACCCCTGCCGCTGGGTGCCGACGTCCGGGTGAGCCTGGTCGAGGCCGACCCACTGCGGCGCACGACCCGCTTCGAGCTGGCGCAGTGA
- a CDS encoding GNAT family N-acetyltransferase, whose translation MTDMSLLIRLAEEDDDEFILAQVPRFVDFTLPPWRRRHECIEGIRNDLRHHLEDQPANSYLFVAEDADGERAGFIHLQRTADFFTGRSNCHISDIAVAPRHEDRGVGKALLAHAEAWARDHQCQLVTLAVFPGNERARALYETSGYLPDLLRLAKPVR comes from the coding sequence ATGACCGACATGTCCCTGCTGATCCGCCTGGCCGAAGAAGACGACGACGAGTTCATCCTGGCGCAGGTGCCGCGCTTCGTCGATTTCACGCTGCCGCCATGGCGGCGGCGCCACGAATGCATCGAAGGCATCCGCAACGACCTGCGCCACCACCTGGAGGACCAGCCGGCGAACAGCTACCTGTTCGTGGCAGAGGACGCGGACGGCGAACGGGCCGGCTTCATCCACCTGCAACGCACCGCGGACTTCTTCACCGGACGCAGCAACTGCCACATCTCCGACATCGCGGTGGCGCCGCGGCACGAGGACCGCGGCGTCGGCAAGGCGCTGCTGGCGCACGCCGAGGCATGGGCGCGCGACCATCAGTGCCAGCTGGTGACGCTGGCGGTGTTCCCCGGCAACGAGCGCGCCCGCGCGTTGTACGAGACCTCCGGTTACCTGCCCGACCTGCTGCGGCTGGCCAAGCCGGTTCGCTGA
- a CDS encoding IS4 family transposase: MVFHEPLALISALQANFDAVGDLSPAAFDRFSQLIPAAWIEQALQATGTTSLRRRRLPAERLIWLVIGLALFRNEPIWHIVRQLGLALGTEAQVVPVPSATVQGRQRLGEAPLAHLFDQLSRAWCTAPLPTAGLFHGLRLLAVDGVVWSTPDTAEHRDVFGAGRSQHGEGSWPQVRAVCLMDVHTHLIRAAAFGAYTTGELSYAHDLVTAAPDDSLTIFDRAYYSAAFLLAWQHAGEQRHWLMRAKSSLRYEVIRPLGEGDAWVRLPVSPQARRQHPQLPTFWEARLILCPSGRRYLTSLADAVRYPADQVAVCYRERWEIELGFRDIKQAMQANDTVLRSKRPELVRQEIWGLLIAYNLLRWEMHQTAGELGVPPTRLSFQGFTRAIVAELRYAPLETPGAFPKRLARLRQQAHIYLLPARRQRSCPREVKRRPHKYPTKNASLS; encoded by the coding sequence ATGGTTTTCCATGAGCCTCTTGCTTTGATCTCAGCCCTGCAAGCCAACTTTGATGCGGTAGGCGATCTGTCTCCCGCCGCGTTTGATCGTTTCAGCCAGCTCATTCCGGCCGCCTGGATCGAGCAAGCATTGCAAGCGACTGGCACGACGTCACTGCGCCGTCGACGTCTGCCGGCCGAGCGATTGATCTGGCTGGTCATCGGCTTAGCGCTGTTTCGCAACGAACCGATCTGGCACATCGTGCGTCAGTTGGGGCTGGCGTTGGGTACCGAGGCACAGGTCGTGCCTGTGCCGAGCGCTACGGTTCAAGGGCGCCAGCGACTGGGTGAAGCGCCGTTGGCCCATCTGTTCGATCAGCTCAGCCGCGCGTGGTGCACCGCACCGCTTCCGACGGCCGGGCTCTTCCACGGGCTTCGCCTGTTGGCGGTCGATGGCGTGGTGTGGTCGACGCCTGATACCGCCGAGCATCGTGATGTCTTCGGCGCAGGACGATCGCAGCACGGTGAAGGGAGTTGGCCGCAGGTGCGTGCGGTGTGCCTGATGGATGTTCATACGCACCTGATCCGGGCCGCCGCCTTCGGTGCCTATACGACCGGCGAGCTCAGCTACGCCCACGATCTGGTAACCGCGGCGCCCGATGACTCACTGACGATCTTCGACCGCGCCTACTATTCGGCGGCTTTCCTGCTGGCGTGGCAGCATGCGGGAGAGCAGCGGCACTGGCTGATGCGAGCCAAGTCCTCGTTGCGTTATGAGGTGATCCGTCCGCTCGGTGAAGGCGATGCGTGGGTGCGCCTGCCGGTCTCGCCGCAAGCCCGTCGCCAGCATCCGCAGCTGCCAACCTTCTGGGAGGCGCGTCTGATCCTCTGTCCTTCCGGTCGGCGCTACCTGACCTCGCTGGCCGATGCCGTTCGATATCCCGCCGATCAGGTGGCAGTGTGCTATCGCGAACGCTGGGAGATCGAACTGGGTTTTCGGGACATCAAGCAAGCCATGCAAGCCAACGACACCGTCTTGCGCAGCAAGCGACCGGAGCTGGTGCGGCAGGAAATCTGGGGGCTGCTGATCGCCTACAACCTGCTGCGCTGGGAAATGCACCAAACCGCTGGTGAGCTGGGCGTGCCACCGACCCGGCTCAGCTTCCAGGGGTTCACGCGCGCCATCGTGGCCGAGTTGCGATACGCCCCACTGGAAACACCCGGCGCCTTTCCCAAAAGACTCGCCCGGCTCCGACAGCAAGCCCACATCTATTTGTTGCCCGCACGACGACAACGATCTTGTCCCCGTGAAGTCAAACGCCGACCCCACAAATACCCCACGAAAAATGCCAGTCTGTCTTAA
- a CDS encoding SapC family protein, with protein sequence MDNVAEVLFYEQPVPLNRVEHKDLRMKAVPNVKFAMNAHSVPLTGVEFGVAARDLLIVFAGTSVADAGPVALLGLRQNENLYVDANGQWAPDTYVPAFVRRYPFVLAEKPAGQEGDDFTVFLDERYEGFNATEGQRLFKEDGTDSELLANAVGFLGDFQQNVTHTKRFMEQLNKHDLLEPRTVQLQKEGKDGQRGKSINLNGMFVVNEAKLRELDEKTAQEFLREGMFGWIYAHLLSLTNIDRLARRLDVREQAEAAAGAVAN encoded by the coding sequence GTGGACAACGTGGCTGAAGTTCTTTTCTACGAGCAACCGGTACCGCTCAACCGTGTCGAGCACAAGGACCTGCGCATGAAGGCCGTGCCGAACGTCAAGTTCGCCATGAACGCCCATTCCGTGCCGCTGACAGGCGTGGAGTTCGGCGTCGCCGCACGCGACCTGCTGATCGTGTTCGCCGGCACCAGCGTCGCCGATGCCGGCCCGGTAGCTCTGCTCGGCTTGCGCCAGAACGAAAACCTGTACGTCGACGCCAACGGCCAGTGGGCGCCGGATACGTACGTTCCCGCGTTCGTGCGCCGCTACCCGTTCGTGCTGGCCGAGAAGCCGGCCGGGCAGGAAGGCGACGACTTCACCGTGTTCCTCGACGAGCGCTACGAGGGATTCAATGCCACCGAAGGCCAGCGCCTGTTCAAGGAGGACGGTACCGACAGCGAACTGCTGGCCAACGCCGTGGGCTTCCTCGGCGATTTCCAGCAGAACGTGACACACACCAAGCGGTTCATGGAGCAGCTGAACAAGCACGACCTGCTGGAGCCGCGCACCGTGCAACTGCAGAAGGAAGGCAAGGACGGCCAGCGGGGCAAGTCGATCAACCTCAACGGCATGTTCGTGGTCAACGAGGCCAAGCTGCGCGAGCTGGACGAGAAGACCGCCCAGGAGTTCCTGCGCGAAGGCATGTTCGGCTGGATCTACGCGCACCTGCTGTCGCTGACCAACATCGACCGCCTGGCCCGCCGGCTGGACGTGCGCGAGCAGGCCGAGGCGGCCGCCGGCGCGGTCGCGAACTGA
- a CDS encoding HNH endonuclease yields MLMEVPSRADLHATRVLSLDAAGRILDWISWQEAVCLYVRDAVAWTLGDPCLTVHGGHNRVLGAQSLLRLHPIIASTGRCREHAIDPAPALTNTALFARDRHICLYCGEHFTRAELTRDHVLPISKRGRDEWENVVSACLACNLKKSNRTPQEADMPLLAVPYRPSWVEHLILSNRNILADQMEFLVSRLPRDRRSMNMPVAA; encoded by the coding sequence ATGCTGATGGAAGTGCCAAGTCGGGCCGACCTCCATGCGACCCGCGTACTGTCACTGGACGCCGCCGGCCGCATCCTCGACTGGATCAGCTGGCAGGAGGCGGTTTGCCTGTACGTGCGCGACGCGGTTGCCTGGACCCTGGGCGACCCCTGCCTCACCGTGCACGGCGGCCACAACCGCGTGCTCGGCGCGCAGAGCCTGCTGCGTCTGCACCCGATCATCGCCAGCACCGGCCGCTGCCGCGAGCACGCGATCGACCCCGCGCCGGCGTTGACCAACACCGCGCTGTTCGCCCGCGACCGCCATATCTGCCTGTACTGCGGCGAACACTTCACCCGCGCCGAACTGACCCGCGACCACGTGCTGCCGATCTCCAAGCGCGGCCGGGACGAATGGGAGAACGTGGTCAGCGCCTGCCTCGCCTGCAATCTGAAGAAGAGCAACCGCACCCCGCAGGAGGCCGACATGCCGCTGCTGGCGGTGCCGTACCGGCCGAGCTGGGTGGAACACCTGATCCTGTCCAACCGCAACATCCTGGCCGACCAGATGGAATTCCTGGTCAGCCGGCTGCCGCGCGACCGGCGCTCGATGAACATGCCGGTGGCCGCCTGA
- the dxs gene encoding 1-deoxy-D-xylulose-5-phosphate synthase — MNDLSHYPHLAPIETPADLRRVGDEDLPAVADELRQYLIESVASSGGHFGAGLGVVELTVALHHEFDTPHDRLVWDVGHQCYPHKILTGRRDRITTIKKKDGLAPFPRREESAYDTFGVGHSSTSISAALGMAIAAQRKGDKRKVVAVIGDGAMTAGMAFEALNHGGDVEPDMLVVFNDNGMSISENVGAMTKMMARAMASRRLNQLRERAKRAIPKQSFAGRWFKRWEEHAKGMFVPSTLFEELGFHYTGPIDGHNIPQLLQALRTVKNLPGPQLLHVITTKGKGYAPAEQAQIEYHAVGPFDPEAGVVKKPAPARPTYTDIFSDWLCDQAAADERLLGITPAMREGSGLVRFSKEYPERYFDVAIAEQHAVTLAAGMACEGAKPVVAIYSTFLQRAYDQAIHDVALQNLDVTFAIDRAGVVGPDGATHSGSFDLTYLRCLPNMVIMAPADENECRMMLSSGFHHHGPAAIRYPRGTGPGVAIHQELDTLPIGKAELRRRGHGLALLSFGAMLAPAAAIAAEFDATLVNMRFVKPLDEALLVELAKTHDGFVTLEDNAVAGGAGSAVAECLAAHGIVLPILHLGLPDVYLEHGSREEVLSMAGLDLPGIRHAIRARFPQAGALSQASA, encoded by the coding sequence ATGAACGACCTTTCCCATTACCCCCACCTGGCGCCGATCGAGACGCCGGCCGACCTGCGCCGCGTGGGCGACGAGGATCTGCCCGCCGTCGCCGACGAGCTGCGCCAGTACCTGATCGAATCCGTGGCCAGCTCCGGCGGCCATTTCGGCGCCGGTCTGGGCGTGGTGGAATTGACCGTGGCGCTGCACCACGAATTCGACACGCCGCACGACCGCCTGGTGTGGGACGTCGGCCACCAGTGCTACCCGCACAAGATCCTCACCGGCCGCCGCGACCGCATCACCACGATCAAGAAGAAGGACGGCCTGGCGCCGTTCCCGCGCCGCGAGGAAAGCGCGTACGACACCTTCGGCGTCGGCCATTCGTCCACTTCGATCTCGGCCGCGCTGGGCATGGCGATCGCCGCGCAGCGCAAAGGCGACAAGCGCAAGGTGGTGGCCGTGATCGGCGACGGCGCGATGACCGCCGGCATGGCGTTCGAGGCGCTCAACCACGGCGGCGACGTCGAGCCGGACATGCTCGTCGTGTTCAACGACAACGGCATGTCGATCAGCGAGAACGTGGGCGCGATGACCAAGATGATGGCGCGCGCGATGGCCAGCCGCCGCCTCAACCAGCTGCGCGAGCGGGCCAAGCGGGCGATCCCGAAGCAGTCCTTCGCCGGCCGCTGGTTCAAGCGCTGGGAGGAGCACGCCAAGGGCATGTTCGTGCCTTCCACGCTGTTCGAGGAGCTGGGCTTCCATTACACCGGCCCGATCGACGGCCACAACATCCCGCAGCTGCTGCAGGCACTGCGCACGGTGAAGAACCTGCCCGGCCCGCAGCTGCTGCACGTGATCACCACCAAGGGCAAGGGCTATGCCCCGGCCGAACAGGCGCAGATCGAATACCACGCGGTGGGTCCGTTCGATCCCGAAGCCGGCGTGGTCAAGAAGCCTGCGCCGGCCAGGCCCACCTACACCGACATCTTCAGCGACTGGCTGTGCGACCAGGCCGCCGCCGACGAGCGCCTGCTCGGCATCACCCCGGCGATGCGCGAAGGCTCCGGCCTGGTGCGTTTCTCGAAGGAGTACCCCGAGCGCTACTTCGACGTGGCGATCGCCGAGCAGCACGCGGTGACGCTGGCCGCCGGCATGGCCTGCGAAGGCGCCAAACCGGTGGTGGCGATCTACTCCACCTTCCTGCAGCGCGCCTACGACCAGGCGATCCACGACGTGGCGCTGCAGAACCTCGACGTCACCTTCGCCATCGACCGTGCCGGCGTGGTCGGCCCGGACGGCGCCACCCATTCGGGCAGCTTCGACCTGACCTATCTGCGCTGCCTGCCGAACATGGTCATCATGGCGCCGGCCGACGAGAACGAGTGCCGCATGATGCTCTCCTCCGGCTTCCACCATCACGGCCCCGCCGCCATCCGCTACCCGCGCGGCACCGGCCCCGGCGTGGCGATCCACCAGGAACTCGACACCCTGCCGATCGGCAAGGCCGAGCTGCGCCGGCGCGGCCACGGCCTGGCCCTGCTCAGCTTCGGCGCGATGCTGGCACCCGCCGCCGCGATCGCCGCCGAATTCGACGCCACCCTGGTCAACATGCGCTTCGTGAAGCCGCTGGACGAGGCGCTGCTGGTGGAACTGGCGAAGACCCATGATGGCTTCGTCACCCTGGAAGACAACGCGGTCGCCGGCGGCGCCGGCTCCGCCGTGGCCGAATGCCTCGCCGCGCACGGCATCGTGCTGCCGATCCTGCACCTGGGCCTGCCGGACGTCTATCTGGAACACGGCAGCCGCGAGGAAGTGCTGAGCATGGCCGGACTGGACCTGCCCGGCATCCGCCACGCGATCCGTGCGCGCTTCCCGCAGGCGGGAGCCTTGAGCCAGGCCAGCGCCTGA
- a CDS encoding DUF6861 domain-containing protein, with amino-acid sequence MRQAIRLSEGLAVCWILRNFRDLNLQGVVNDIVEVLRQCLIVMLTSTGGAALIGGIAGGVGTGAGAQVGEWILIAMGLKALAEYVVNDMPGIARDYWASIHQAWLAATPPPLPQQPVRVDRLAVHHAAEKIARATSPCWSSCRWASSPIWPKAAAAWANWPKACPGRAVVTRGKGTQMMSACSSAFDVMRVGP; translated from the coding sequence GTGCGGCAAGCCATCAGGCTTTCCGAGGGGCTGGCGGTCTGCTGGATCCTGCGCAACTTCCGCGACCTGAATCTCCAGGGTGTCGTGAACGACATCGTCGAAGTGCTGCGCCAGTGCCTCATCGTCATGCTCACCAGCACCGGTGGCGCCGCCCTGATCGGCGGCATCGCCGGGGGCGTCGGCACTGGCGCTGGCGCGCAAGTCGGCGAGTGGATACTGATCGCCATGGGCCTGAAGGCACTGGCCGAGTACGTCGTCAACGACATGCCCGGGATCGCCCGCGACTACTGGGCCAGCATCCACCAGGCCTGGCTGGCCGCCACCCCGCCACCGCTGCCACAACAACCGGTCCGCGTCGACCGGCTCGCCGTCCACCACGCCGCCGAGAAGATCGCCCGCGCCACGTCGCCGTGTTGGTCCTCCTGCCGATGGGCATCGTCGCCTATCTGGCCAAAGGCCGCGGCAGCATGGGCGAACTGGCCGAAAGCATGTCCTGGGCGGGCGGTCGTCACACGGGGCAAAGGTACCCAGATGATGAGTGCGTGCAGCAGCGCTTTCGACGTTATGAGGGTCGGTCCGTGA
- the prmC gene encoding peptide chain release factor N(5)-glutamine methyltransferase: MPDVRSMLAVAADRLGERADAELLLLHVLQQSRSWLFTHADDVPDMDVQTAYAALVERRAAGEPVAYVTGRRGFWSLDLEVSPATLIPRPETELLVELALQRLPPDAACSVADLGTGSGAIALAIARERPRARVVATDASAAALAVARRNAQRHAIGNVAFVHGDWLAPLAGQHFDLIASNPPYIEAADPHLAQGDLRFEPPAALASGPDGLDAIRRIVRDARSHLHTGGWLLFEHGWNQGAATRALLAEAGYAEVFTAQDLELRDRVSGGRV; the protein is encoded by the coding sequence ATGCCTGATGTCCGCAGCATGCTGGCTGTTGCGGCCGATCGGCTCGGCGAGCGCGCCGACGCCGAGCTGCTGCTGCTGCACGTGCTGCAGCAGTCACGCAGCTGGCTGTTCACGCACGCCGACGACGTGCCGGATATGGACGTCCAGACGGCTTATGCCGCCCTGGTCGAACGCCGCGCCGCGGGCGAGCCGGTGGCCTATGTCACCGGCCGGCGCGGCTTCTGGTCGCTGGACCTGGAAGTGAGCCCGGCCACGCTGATCCCGCGTCCGGAAACCGAGCTGCTGGTGGAGCTGGCGCTGCAGCGCCTGCCGCCCGATGCCGCCTGCAGCGTGGCCGACCTCGGCACCGGCAGCGGCGCGATCGCGCTGGCGATTGCGCGCGAGCGGCCGCGCGCCCGGGTGGTCGCCACCGACGCCAGCGCCGCCGCGCTTGCCGTCGCCCGGCGCAATGCGCAACGCCACGCCATCGGCAACGTCGCCTTCGTGCATGGCGACTGGCTGGCGCCACTCGCCGGCCAGCACTTCGACCTGATCGCCTCCAACCCCCCGTACATCGAAGCCGCCGACCCGCACCTGGCGCAGGGCGACCTGCGCTTCGAGCCGCCCGCGGCGCTCGCCTCCGGCCCCGACGGCCTCGACGCCATCCGCCGCATCGTGCGCGACGCCCGTAGCCACCTGCATACCGGCGGCTGGCTGCTGTTCGAGCACGGCTGGAACCAGGGTGCCGCCACCCGCGCGCTGCTCGCCGAGGCCGGCTATGCCGAAGTATTCACGGCACAGGATCTGGAACTGCGCGATCGGGTCAGTGGCGGGCGGGTCTGA
- a CDS encoding NADP-dependent oxidoreductase, whose protein sequence is MPQLNRQLRLKTRPEGLVRREDFDLVEQPVPELKDGEVLVRVLYLSMDPTNRVWMRDIPQYLPPVAIGEVMRALGLGRVVQSRSAQYHEGDLVQGLTGWQDYLVLHESAKGYVRLPADPGIPLPTLLGAAGMSGVTAYYGLTEIVPVQAGETLVVSAAAGSVGSVAGQLGKIMGARVVGIAGGPDKCRHLTAELGFDAAVDYKAADFKQQLKATTPDGVHVNFENVGGEVMRAVLSRMVIGGRVALCGLISGYNSAERPGDDYGILVMKRLSMRGFLVLDYTRTREAVQALAGWIRDGRLKAEETVAEGLENAPEVLNRLFDGSHRGKLVLRVDARPAIDAGRTARVGDAG, encoded by the coding sequence ATGCCCCAGCTCAATCGCCAGCTGCGCCTCAAGACCCGCCCCGAAGGCCTGGTCCGGCGCGAGGATTTCGACCTGGTCGAACAGCCCGTGCCGGAGCTGAAGGACGGTGAAGTCCTGGTGCGTGTGCTGTACCTCTCGATGGACCCGACCAACCGCGTGTGGATGCGCGACATCCCGCAGTACCTGCCGCCGGTGGCGATCGGCGAGGTGATGCGTGCGCTCGGCCTGGGTCGCGTGGTGCAGTCGCGTTCGGCGCAGTACCACGAAGGCGATCTGGTGCAGGGCCTCACCGGCTGGCAGGACTACCTGGTACTGCACGAAAGCGCCAAAGGCTACGTGCGCCTGCCTGCCGACCCCGGCATCCCGCTGCCCACCCTGCTTGGCGCAGCCGGCATGAGCGGAGTCACCGCCTACTACGGCCTGACCGAGATCGTCCCGGTGCAAGCCGGCGAAACCCTGGTGGTCTCCGCCGCTGCCGGCTCGGTCGGCTCCGTCGCCGGCCAGCTCGGCAAGATCATGGGCGCCCGCGTGGTCGGTATCGCCGGCGGCCCCGACAAATGCCGCCACCTCACCGCCGAACTCGGCTTCGACGCTGCCGTCGACTACAAGGCGGCCGACTTCAAACAGCAACTCAAGGCCACTACCCCCGATGGCGTGCACGTGAATTTCGAGAACGTCGGCGGCGAGGTGATGCGCGCAGTGCTGTCACGGATGGTGATCGGCGGCCGCGTCGCCCTGTGCGGATTGATCTCCGGCTACAACAGCGCCGAACGGCCGGGCGACGACTACGGCATCCTCGTGATGAAACGGCTCAGCATGCGCGGCTTCCTGGTGCTCGACTACACCAGGACGCGCGAGGCGGTGCAGGCATTGGCCGGGTGGATCCGCGACGGCCGGCTGAAGGCCGAGGAAACCGTTGCCGAGGGACTGGAAAACGCGCCGGAAGTGTTGAACCGCTTGTTCGACGGCAGCCACCGGGGAAAGTTGGTGTTGCGGGTGGATGCGCGTCCCGCCATCGACGCGGGCCGAACCGCACGGGTGGGCGACGCCGGCTAA
- a CDS encoding dihydrofolate reductase family protein yields MLKRQAGQAIGVHGSISLVQALLAAGLLDELRFVLCPAVAGQGRRLLSREGEPIQLDLRSARTTPGGLQYLVFRPRR; encoded by the coding sequence GTGCTCAAGCGCCAGGCCGGGCAGGCGATCGGCGTCCACGGCAGCATCAGCCTGGTACAGGCCCTGCTGGCGGCCGGATTGCTCGACGAGTTGAGGTTCGTCCTGTGTCCGGCGGTAGCCGGCCAGGGCCGCCGCCTGCTGTCCCGCGAAGGGGAGCCGATCCAGCTCGACCTGCGGTCGGCGCGCACCACGCCGGGCGGATTGCAGTATCTGGTATTCCGGCCGCGCCGTTAG
- a CDS encoding dihydrofolate reductase family protein — translation MRKLTSHLFISLDGVVEAPDRFLRDDLYQDLSLFDEETVTGQDAVLLGRRTYEAWAMFWPGAEIEPFASFINQVPKYVVSGSLRPSTGRRRGCFPATSSTRSRCSSARPGRRSASTAASAWYRPCWRPDCSTS, via the coding sequence ATGCGCAAGTTGACCTCGCACCTGTTCATCTCGCTGGATGGTGTCGTCGAGGCGCCGGACAGGTTTCTCCGCGACGACCTGTATCAGGACCTGTCTCTGTTCGACGAGGAGACCGTGACGGGGCAGGATGCCGTGCTGTTGGGACGCAGGACGTACGAGGCATGGGCGATGTTCTGGCCCGGCGCTGAAATCGAGCCGTTCGCCAGCTTCATCAACCAGGTACCGAAATATGTCGTTTCAGGCAGCTTGCGGCCCTCGACTGGGCGCCGTCGAGGCTGCTTTCCGGCGACGTCCTCGACGAGATCGCGGTGCTCAAGCGCCAGGCCGGGCAGGCGATCGGCGTCCACGGCAGCATCAGCCTGGTACAGGCCCTGCTGGCGGCCGGATTGCTCGACGAGTTGA